One Deinococcus carri genomic window carries:
- a CDS encoding diguanylate cyclase, whose protein sequence is MLSAFFVNFCILVTFTSAGSLTFTGDDRHHLLRRLLRYLISASAGIVLVLYGVPLGEGVRVDFRSVPVLLAGLFGGLLPALGVALPIMVYRLWMGGAGAPAGVLSIVLVALLASALHRRFARNRLTWQDVWVPFTVFACSNLSLLAVPGSGSQLFRSTYLLLVGLQSLAALVAFGVISLRFSTVGHTSTLQDIAYLDALTSLHNRRRFDEDLPTLNLESNAFLLLLDLDHFKHINDSYGHPFGDQVLRELAGLLQEGVRGTDRVYRVGGEEFGVLLQQTSPAGAEVVAERLRARVQAQLAQRVGRPDLSITISVGLTPCGSEPAETVRRADALLYQAKRAGRNRVMAAS, encoded by the coding sequence ATGCTGTCGGCCTTTTTCGTCAACTTCTGCATCCTGGTGACGTTTACCAGTGCGGGGAGCCTGACCTTCACGGGCGATGACCGACACCACCTGTTGCGGCGTCTGCTGCGCTACCTGATCAGCGCGTCGGCGGGAATTGTCCTGGTGTTGTACGGGGTACCGCTGGGCGAGGGGGTGCGGGTGGATTTCCGGAGTGTGCCGGTCCTGCTGGCGGGCCTGTTCGGCGGCCTCCTGCCCGCGCTGGGGGTAGCCCTGCCCATCATGGTGTACCGGCTGTGGATGGGCGGCGCGGGCGCACCGGCGGGGGTCCTGTCCATTGTCCTGGTGGCCCTGCTGGCCAGCGCCCTGCACCGCCGCTTTGCCCGCAACCGGCTGACCTGGCAGGACGTCTGGGTCCCCTTCACGGTCTTCGCGTGCTCGAACCTCAGCCTGCTGGCAGTTCCCGGTTCCGGCTCCCAGCTGTTCAGAAGCACCTATCTGCTGCTGGTCGGTCTCCAGAGCCTCGCGGCCCTCGTCGCCTTCGGCGTGATCAGCCTGCGCTTCAGCACCGTCGGGCATACCAGCACGCTTCAGGACATCGCCTACCTCGACGCCCTGACCAGCCTCCACAACCGCCGCCGCTTCGACGAGGACCTACCCACGCTGAACCTGGAGAGCAACGCCTTTCTGCTGCTGCTGGACCTCGACCACTTCAAGCACATCAACGACAGCTACGGTCACCCGTTCGGGGATCAGGTGCTGCGCGAACTCGCGGGCCTGCTTCAGGAAGGCGTCCGGGGCACCGACCGGGTCTACCGTGTGGGCGGCGAGGAGTTCGGCGTGCTGCTGCAACAGACCTCCCCGGCGGGGGCGGAGGTGGTGGCCGAACGCCTGCGCGCCAGGGTGCAGGCCCAACTCGCCCAGCGGGTGGGGCGGCCCGACCTGAGCATCACCATCTCCGTCGGCCTCACACCCTGCGGGAGCGAACCGGCTGAAACTGTGCGCCGCGCGGACGCCCTGCTGTACCAGGCCAAACGGGCCGGGCGCAACCGGGTGATGGCCGCGTCCTGA